A stretch of the Asticcacaulis sp. ZE23SCel15 genome encodes the following:
- a CDS encoding GNAT family N-acetyltransferase translates to MKLTHIEVITADQLNAADLALWSQCLKQRPELWGPYFDVRYFQAIAKTVPQAFIARLYSGDRLVGFFPFQKRGRIIQAFAAPLTDFQAVIAVENIDLSDIVSLLKARCFEFQGLIDRSAPCESPRPQKRLYADVSAGFETYYSANYEQHKKVFRNTERCRRNLNKDYPDLVFSWEPVTPEALKWIVDCKRSQYRQSGLHDVFACGWTADMLRALAKQNSDDFGLMAGVYRHGERIIAVEVALKSGSDLHLWFPGYDPAFARYGVGILMTLDIMKAVSGHVKRVDFGCGDEAYKSPLTTHFEPCWEGHVLAAPSRQSVNRINGLRAQLMRRLRIVRACELKLSGQLHGGWQIVRRAIKRSRLSVSMAVSVVLPELLLRGTYAGF, encoded by the coding sequence ATGAAATTAACTCACATCGAAGTCATAACCGCCGATCAGCTAAATGCGGCGGATCTGGCGCTTTGGTCGCAATGCCTCAAACAACGGCCTGAACTTTGGGGGCCTTATTTTGACGTTCGATATTTTCAGGCTATCGCAAAGACCGTTCCCCAGGCCTTTATCGCCAGACTATATAGCGGTGATCGGTTGGTGGGTTTCTTTCCATTTCAAAAACGCGGTCGGATAATTCAGGCCTTTGCAGCACCCCTGACAGATTTTCAGGCCGTAATCGCCGTTGAAAATATTGATCTGAGCGATATTGTTAGTCTTTTAAAAGCGCGATGCTTTGAGTTTCAGGGGCTAATTGATCGCTCCGCTCCATGTGAAAGCCCGCGGCCACAAAAGCGTCTTTATGCCGATGTATCTGCCGGTTTTGAAACCTATTACAGCGCCAATTATGAACAGCATAAAAAGGTTTTCCGCAACACCGAACGCTGCCGACGCAATCTGAACAAGGACTATCCTGACCTTGTGTTCAGTTGGGAGCCGGTCACGCCAGAAGCGCTAAAATGGATTGTTGATTGCAAGCGAAGTCAATATCGCCAAAGCGGGTTGCACGATGTCTTCGCATGTGGTTGGACCGCAGATATGTTACGGGCACTGGCAAAACAAAATAGTGATGACTTCGGATTGATGGCTGGTGTTTACAGACACGGTGAGCGCATCATCGCGGTTGAGGTTGCCTTAAAAAGTGGCAGCGATCTGCACCTATGGTTTCCGGGATATGACCCGGCCTTTGCGCGGTATGGCGTTGGCATTTTGATGACGCTGGACATTATGAAAGCGGTATCAGGCCATGTGAAACGCGTGGATTTCGGCTGCGGCGATGAAGCCTATAAATCGCCACTAACCACCCATTTTGAGCCGTGTTGGGAAGGGCATGTGTTGGCAGCGCCCTCCCGTCAATCGGTGAACCGCATAAATGGGCTACGGGCGCAATTGATGCGGCGGTTGCGTATAGTCCGCGCCTGCGAGTTGAAACTTAGCGGACAATTGCACGGGGGCTGGCAGATTGTGCGTAGAGCCATCAAGCGTAGCCGCTTGTCGGTGAGTATGGCAGTTTCGGTCGTGTTACCCGAATTACTGCTCCGGGGCACCTATGCTGGTTTCTGA
- the tuf gene encoding elongation factor Tu, which yields MAKEKFNRTKPHCNIGTIGHVDHGKTTLTAAITMTLAKSGGAVAKAYADIDAAPEEKARGITINTAHVEYETANRHYAHVDCPGHADYVKNMITGAAQMDGAILVVSAADGPMPQTREHILLARQVGVPALVVFMNKVDLVDDEELLELVEMEVRELLSSYQFPGDDIPITKGSAKAATDGVNPEIGENQILALMATVDEYIPQPERPIDLPFLMPVEDVFSISGRGTVVTGRVERGIVKVGEEVEIVGIRPVQKTTCTGVEMFRKLLDQGQAGDNVGVLLRGTKREDVERGQVLCKPGSITPHTKFIAEAYILNKEEGGRHTPFFTNYRPQFYFRTTDVTGIVKLKEGVEMIMPGDNAELDVELITPIAMEEKLRFAIREGGRTVGAGVVAKIIA from the coding sequence ATGGCCAAGGAAAAATTCAACCGTACTAAGCCGCACTGCAACATTGGCACGATTGGTCACGTTGACCACGGCAAGACGACGCTGACGGCAGCAATCACGATGACGCTGGCGAAGTCCGGCGGCGCGGTCGCCAAGGCATATGCCGACATCGACGCCGCCCCTGAAGAAAAAGCACGCGGCATCACCATCAACACCGCCCACGTCGAATATGAGACGGCCAACCGTCACTATGCGCACGTCGACTGCCCAGGCCACGCCGACTATGTGAAGAACATGATCACCGGTGCCGCTCAGATGGACGGCGCTATTCTGGTGGTTTCGGCCGCTGACGGCCCGATGCCGCAAACGCGTGAACACATCCTGCTGGCCCGTCAGGTCGGCGTTCCGGCTCTGGTCGTGTTCATGAACAAGGTCGATCTGGTTGACGACGAGGAACTGCTTGAGCTGGTTGAAATGGAAGTTCGTGAACTTCTGTCGTCCTACCAGTTCCCCGGCGACGATATCCCCATCACCAAGGGTTCGGCTAAGGCTGCAACCGATGGCGTGAACCCGGAAATCGGTGAAAACCAGATCCTGGCTCTGATGGCGACCGTGGATGAGTACATCCCGCAGCCTGAGCGCCCGATCGACCTGCCGTTCCTGATGCCGGTTGAAGACGTGTTCTCGATCTCTGGCCGTGGTACGGTTGTGACCGGCCGCGTCGAGCGTGGTATCGTTAAGGTCGGTGAAGAAGTCGAAATCGTCGGCATCCGTCCGGTTCAAAAGACGACCTGCACGGGCGTTGAAATGTTCCGCAAGCTGCTTGACCAAGGTCAGGCCGGTGACAACGTCGGCGTTCTGCTGCGCGGTACCAAGCGTGAAGACGTTGAGCGCGGTCAGGTTCTGTGTAAGCCAGGTTCCATCACCCCGCACACCAAGTTCATCGCTGAAGCCTACATCCTGAACAAGGAAGAAGGCGGTCGTCACACGCCGTTCTTCACCAACTACCGTCCGCAGTTCTACTTCCGTACGACGGACGTGACCGGTATCGTGAAGCTGAAAGAAGGCGTGGAAATGATCATGCCGGGCGACAATGCTGAGCTGGACGTCGAGCTGATCACCCCGATCGCCATGGAAGAGAAGCTGCGCTTCGCTATCCGTGAAGGTGGCCGTACCGTTGGCGCCGGTGTCGTCGCTAAGATCATCGCCTAG